The Tenrec ecaudatus isolate mTenEca1 chromosome 12, mTenEca1.hap1, whole genome shotgun sequence genomic interval ACTGGAACTGCCCAGAGGGCTTTCCGAGGCTCTAGTCCTCAGGGAGcaaatggccaggtctttctcctgtggagtggctggtgggttagaaccgctaaccttcaggttagcagccaagcacctcagccactgtgccaccagcaatcctctgttgtttgttgccattaaGTCAACTGGACTCATGATCACCTGCACATTCACATGTCCAACCCGTTTCTGGCTCAGCATGACTGGGTAGGCCCAAGAATTTGCACTTCTACTAGTTCCCAGGCGCTGCTGCTGTTTCTGCGAGAGGTACAAGTCCCAAGGTCACAGGTTAATTAGTGGTAAAGAAGGAATTCTGAGCTCAATGACACAGGTTCCGGGTTAAATTTCTGTTACAAGATCAGCTTCTGGCCTTCTAGCCAAGTTTCCAAGGGCACCAAGTTGAAGGAGGTCGGCTGCTTGGATCCAGTTCTGGGGACCCATCAAGCAAGGTGGGAAGTTGTAGGAATTCAGGGCAGAATGAAGTTCAGAGGAGAGTCAGATCAGACCCTCCCTCGTTTTATAGAAAAGTGGAAAAGCAGGAAGCTCCAAATGTACCTACTGAATTTTCAAAGCTGCAAATGTGATCAAGGCTTCCAGGTTCTCCAGGCCTGAACTGATCCTCAAAAGCGGAGGATTCTGAAGCAGGGAAGGGCGCTTTCCCGTCCGCAGTGAAAACACGGCTTGGGGTGTGAAATGACTTGCTGATTCGTGTTGTGGTCAGGGCCTGACCTGCctgttctgctgtcacctccgACTTCAGAGAAGGAAGCTTATCCGCCATGATTTTCTCTATCGGGCACAGCACCACCTTCTCACAGTTAGGGGCAAAAGACAGCCCAGCAGTACACACTTGGGGGCCATTTTAAACAGCACAGTCAATCACCAAGACACCCCACCAAATGACGCTTGCTTCTGGTCTGAGCTGAATCAGGCAAGGGCTGCCTCGTCACCTCAGCTGGGCACGTGGATTTTTCACTGCTCTGTGCATGTCCACAAACGACTATGGAAACATTGTTAATATTGGTTCGGGGGCTGCCAATACACTTCAGAAAAGTTGACAAATACAGGGTCTGCAAATGAAAATGGAGTGTGCACACAGAACACCCAGTCAAGACCAGGGAAAGGACAGGCTGCTGGGATAAGAATGACGGCAGGGCGGCCTTACCAGCCTGGAGAGCCAGGAGGCCCATGATCACAGACCCAAGAGCAAGAAGGTCCCTGACTCCAGAGTAGTGAGTGAGAGTGTTCAGAGAAAATGTGCCTCATTTCGATGGTCACCTCAAAACATCACACCCGCCCCCAACCAAAGCatagaaaaagtgggtgaggaaggagagggaggagcTTAGGTAAGGGGTCTGGCCATCTCACctaaaaagaaaaataccatatatactcgtgtataagccgagtttttcagcacaaaaaatgtgttgaaaaactggaagagcgcccgttatctcacgggtgattgccgtttctccactgttcattcaaagccctgctgacagggCTTGTTTACTCACATGTAACCAATCAGAGtcttcctatgacgtggacggctccaattcgcagaagcacccgtagtgattcacttacgccggcagctgaactggtaaggatgtgtctgtggctgcgctctgtctctcccctctggtctctgtgttaattcacatcctgcatcccctgccctcACGGACTCTTCCACCCGCTTCCTCCCAGCTAACATGTGGcagggggcattaccatgaaagttctttttcaaagtcttggttttttaccctattagaaatggaaactcttgaaccaaaacaaaaacgccggtcatgtgaggctggtttcaaaatgaaggttgtgtcaagagcagaagagagcaataacagtattgcaagtagggaattctgtgttgatgaaaagcaagtgagggagtggcggaaaatgaaggctgacttggaacagattccaaaagctacaaaagctcgtcgtggtttaacgtctttttatggggctctagagagtaaaTTGCATAAGTGGGTTATAGAGTATCGTCAAAATGGTTAttgcgtaacacgcatgggaatcccgcatacgtgctctacaaatggctaaggatgacaaatataaagcaccaggcattgaaaaagttGCTGCGTCAGCTTCataaataggtttggcctacatatatttgagacaaagaacaaagatttcccagaaattgccacaagaccttgaaaaaaattatgtcattccagtcatttattataaaacaaagaaggacttataattatgacctggcagatattgggaatgtggatgaaactgctatgacttttgatcttccaagcaacagaactgtggcaagtttaggataaaaaaccattttttttcaaaaccacaggaaatgaaaaaaaaacaaaacactttacagttgttctatcatatttggctaatggaactaagctgcgtcctgtcattatttttaaaagaaagaccttgcctaaaaagatcaatttcccaccaagaattactgtgcgtgcacatgttaaaggctgaatggatgaagacggaacaaaaaaatggctggaagaaatttggaaccaatgaccaggagcagccttaaagaaaaagccatcgttacttgtttgggatatgttcagagcccccCTATCGGacaacataaaaaaattggcaaaatctagtcaaGTTaccttagccattattccaggtaggcttacatctgtactgcagcctctggatgtaactttgaataagccttttaaagaccgtgtgcgaaggatgtggcatgaatggatgtcatctggtcaagcccgactaacaaaaggaggaaatctcatgaagcccgaCATAGAGTTAAAAGTAAAGtgagttcgagatgcatgggaagacattccagaagatatggtgcgacgtgccttccagaaatgtagtattagcaatgctatggatggcagtgaagactgcgctttgtatgaaaatgacagcagtgatggtgatgacggcgacctcagtgaggacagcgtctatgatgacctcacaccagctgaagctctgcaatgggatacggatgatgatgaggaatccagttttgaaggattttaactctttccattttagcttggttgctgattgagctcagggaatagtgctCTTAAggcatcattgttgataccttattgtttttgttgaacctattttccacttactgtgctgctttactaatgttaaatgacttgtccctttatttatgtttttatttaaaataaatatttaaatacactaCCCCacggatgtctcaatttttagcaattttattttcatttgttttgattattgaaactcaccaatagcttctgcatttcccaccctaggcttaaactcgagtcaatcagtttttctggtttcccaggtataaTTGGGTTCCTGGgcttatatttgtgtatatacagTAATTCCTATCATGCAATTCAGTCGTTCACATGAAAGAGAACTGCATAAGCAGCACTCCAGTTTCATGGCCTCCTCTTACATCCACTAACAGGGCTCTGGGCCCGGGTCTCAGGGAGACCCTCTAACTCAAGGGCTACCCTCTTCCCTGGGCAAGAGCTTTGCCCTGTGGCTCTTTTGCTGTTGAACGATGAATGGCTAGGGGCTCTCAGGTGACTGTTTCAAAGACTATATTCTCAAAACCAAGAGACAATGCTGTTGATTTGGAGGCCGTGTAATCTCTCCTTCCTACACATTGCTAGCACCCACGGGGAGGACCACCTGCGAGCCCAGGGTCTGCCGGGATACTCGGCCTGCCTTCAAGGCAGTGAGGATAGGGCCGGGAGCTGTGAGGATAGGTCCGGGAGCTGTGGGCCCTTGGTTCTTCCACAAGCACCTGAGTGGCAGGGCTGGGCCAAGCCGGCCTGGGGACAGAAGCAGGGTCCCTCCTTTCGTCCTCAACTCTGCAGCCAGCCTCCTTACCATCTGTGCTGCCAAGCCCAGTGGCACCAGTGTCCCCCTTCAAGTAAGCCCTGAACACAAGCCTGTCACCTCTGGCCAGGAAGCCTCCGCACACTGGATCAAGTCCACACAGCTCAGTGTAGCCTTTGAGGCCCCTTTTTGCTAAGTTGGACCCATCGCACCTCCTGCTCCACTCGCCCTCACACAGTCCGATGTCCTAGAGCAGCGGCGCCACCATCACGGGTACACTTCACGTTTGCAAATTCAACAAAGACTGCAGACACGAGAAGTAACAATGCAGGCTGGTCCTGGGGGACAAACATCTGGCCATCCCCGAGGGATCGCGCCCAAGGCCTAGAGACAGGCATTGTTTGTCCTGCACAGCTCCCCAGGCAAGCCGAGAACTTGCCAAGGCAGAGTCTGGCCACAGAGACAGCGCAGCACATTACAAAATGACAGGTCCTGCATCCAAGGGATAAAATAACTACAGATATAAGGGGTTTGGTCTTGCACCTTGGTTTAGAActaatgaattctttctcctccaCACATAAGCCTCCTCCCCTCTGCCTTGCTCACATGCCACCTTGCCTGGGAAGCCGATTAGTCACACCCTTCCCTTTATGTTCTCAAGTGGCCCTGGCGTTTCCCCATCAGGGCAAAGGTCACACTCTTTCACTAATGTGTGAGTCTATCAGGAGACCAGGGCTCCCGTGGGAGAGCCGGTACTGCCGTCCCTGGGGATGCATGTTTGTGGGGAGCTGCCAGGAGACAGGCGGTGGAATTTCTGTGACTGCAGCTTCCAGGGGAGCCTGAGGTGCTTGTTCCTATTCCACTGAGAAGAGGCTGTGAGAGGTGTGTGTGGAAGGCGCCTTACCTGGTGCAAccataatttcatttttcttggaacgAATTCGAAGAAAGGTGAGGTCATTCTGGGGGTCGATTTCTCGCACAGTGCTCCTGGCCTTCAAGATGAAGTTGTGCATGAGGTTGGCGTACTGTGCGGTGGTGGGATTGTCCATGGTGCTTTTGATGGGAATGCCTGAGGGAGAGAGAACAGAGACCGGGTGGGAATGTTTGAACAGTTCCCAGCTCTACGTCCCTGAATTCTCCAGACTCAGACTGCTATGAAGAGTCCATGACCCTGTGCTGAGGGCTTGTCTTAACACTAATGTCTGCCAATGTCATCCCTTCGAGGACATCTGCATCTCCCGTACTGCTGGTGGGCTGGTAGGTAGTCACCTCCTAAGGCCACACAGCAGATAAGCAGTGGGGTCAGGATTCCAATACAGGCTCCTGTCACAGGACTCTAAGAGTTTCTAAGAGTAAAAGGAAAGACGAACACCCTCAAgccttaggacagtggttctcaaccttcctaatgccgcgccccccgccccccaaccatagaatttttttcgttgctactcataactgtaattttgatactgctatgaattgggcaacccctgtgaaatgcttgttcaacccccaagggggtcgagATCCACAGATTGAAACTGCTTCCTTAGGACCTGCCTCTGTGGAAGGTGCCTGCTCACGGCGGTGAGAAATGTCGCTCAATTTCAGCCACCTCGTCACAACTGGGCCTATGAGTTGGCCAAGACACATCAGCAGGAATCTCCATCCATGAGGTGCCAAGCTGGCATCTGCCACTGAAGATGGCACTCAAGCCCCTTCACGTGGAGTGGACAAGTTTGGGCACAAGACTGCAAACCAGGCCCGCAAGTGATCAGCCAATGCAGTCATCCCCAGGCTACCCAGCGGGAGGCAGGAAGCTAGCCCAGCCTCAGATCACCAGGGACGCAAGAGGGAACAGTCTAGTAGAAGCGGAGCTCTCAGCAGGCCGTTCTGAGCCAAGGCAGGAGTCACAGTGGTCACTCTGGTTTAAGAGACAAACCGACCACATCACCAAGCTGCTGGGTCCTGGGCAACAACACTATGAGGGGTTTCAAAACGCTCTTGGAAACATGTACTTATGAGCAGTGCGCCCACCACACTCATTCCACACTGGGATGATGATTAGGGACATGACCACTTGGACTTACCCCCCAGCGCTGCCTTGAATGACCATGTGGCCTTAGGCAAGTGATGCTACCTCTCCAAGCCTCCATCTCATTCCCTATTCCGACCCGCAGCTTCAGAGTGCTGCCGCCCAACCGCTGTTGCAGGCAGGCCTGGCCCCAGGCCAGCCTGTCCGTGCACATGCCACGGGCAGTCCCAGGCTGGGCTGCTGTGACCCACACGGTGTTCGATGGCCGCCTTGTGGAGGCACATCAGCGTGCCTTTCTGCCTTGTCTTGGTCGGGAAGCTCCGCAAACCTAGTCAGCAGCACAGGCTCCCAAGGACAGGGTGAGACGCTGGCAGAAGCAAGCATTCAGAATCTCCTCCACTACCCGCCTGTGCTGGGAGGGTTATGTATGGCTTCTTCCTGTGCGTACTTAGCCAAGATTGGGCGGTTCATAAATGTCAGCTGGCTCTCAACATCACCCAGGAAATCCCATTCCCCAGACAATCTGAGGTGGCCTTCTTGCACCTGAAGTGGCCGTGCTTTGACAGAGCAAGGACAAAGGCCGGGATGGGACAGGAGCCATGCTGGCTGCTCCTGCACTCCTCGTAGTTCACGTGTGGGTTCTGATCAAGCACTTCGACATGACTACCTTCTGTCACGTCCTTCTGCCTGGACCATTTCTTCTTCCCCAAGTCATGTGACCCCACTGATCCTTCAAGTCTCCACCTCTAGTGGCCCAGCCATCCTCAGACGGAGCAGGTACGCACCGCTGGTAAGCAGGGTGTGCTATGCTTCTTTCGGGATGCGCTCATCACCTGTGCGCTCCCTGAGAGGCGGGTCAGCACTTTTACTCACCAGTGCTTTGGGACAGCTCGCCACAAGGGCTACTTTGAGTGGTTCTGAAAAATACTGGCACAAGATGGAGCAAATTCTTAACCAGTAAGAGGTCTGAAGAGGAGACAGGGCACTAACCACAACAAAACAAGGGGTGAGTGGGGACCAAATGAGAGGATGTCAAACAAGACCAAGAGAGCTACCCCAGCTCCCGAAGCCAGCAGAGATGGGCCAATGACAAAAGTCACCTGATCCAAGGATCTACTGTCACAGGTTAGGTGCAGCCCATGAGAGCTGGCTGGTCAGTGTGGGTGTTTTTCTTAACCCAGAGCTTTGACCTGTCAGGTGGTAGCCAAGAACCTCTCTCATCAGCTGCTTTAGccacaaagaaaaacaaattacAAACCTATTTCCTAAGTACCATCTCCGTGACAACCTTGTTCTCGGTCAGGGGCTACAGTGACCTGCACAGAGGTCTAAGGGTCTCTGCAGGCACAGGAAGCAGCTACTTTCTCCAGTGCAGCAGCTGGCGAGTTTGAACTGGAGATCCGGTGGGTGGAAGCCCAGTGACTGATCCACTATGCCGTCACACAGAGTGAACACAAAAGGCAATTTCTGCGCGTCAGAGCTTATCCTGCTGCCCTATATAAAGTGCCTGGAGAGGCATGTGCCAGGTGCCGTGGACGGccccgacccacagcgaccctatcaaACACCGCGCAGTCATCACAGAAGCGGGACTGTCACGTGAAGAGTGCGGcaccagggttggaggaaggcttactgccAGCCTGCAGATAAGCAGCTGACACAGCCGGGCTCGCTCAGAGTGAGGGGGACCTGAAGGCCTGGTTGGTGGcgatcaaggagtgcagccttca includes:
- the DYNLRB1 gene encoding dynein light chain roadblock-type 1, yielding MAEVEETLKRLQSQKGVQGIIVVNTEGIPIKSTMDNPTTAQYANLMHNFILKARSTVREIDPQNDLTFLRIRSKKNEIMVAPDKDYFLIVVQNPTE